A window from Thermoproteota archaeon encodes these proteins:
- the rpl12p gene encoding 50S ribosomal protein P1 — MEYIYAALMLHEVKKKVEESDLEQVLKAAGVEPDPARIKQLVSTLSNLDIDEIVSQAAVATVAPAAPAAPAQAEEAKAEEKKEEKKEEKEKEEEEAALAGLGALFG; from the coding sequence ATGGAGTACATATATGCCGCTTTGATGCTGCACGAGGTAAAGAAGAAGGTCGAGGAGTCCGATCTCGAGCAGGTGCTCAAGGCCGCAGGCGTTGAGCCCGACCCGGCTAGGATAAAGCAGCTCGTGAGCACCCTCTCCAACTTGGACATAGATGAGATAGTGAGCCAGGCAGCAGTTGCCACGGTAGCCCCGGCCGCTCCTGCAGCTCCGGCTCAGGCCGAGGAGGCTAAAGCCGAGGAGAAGAAGGAAGAGAAGAAAGAGGAGAAGGAGAAAGAGGAGGAAGAGGCCGCCCTCGCCGGACTCGGCGCGCTGTTCGGCTGA
- a CDS encoding GTP-binding protein → MGPEREEGNQEYKLKLDPQSEERIAKLVTQLNYRLNEGGGEAFYELGISDDGLPVGLTEDEARRTFEVMDRIVESLGARYMVVRREKASRGYVYELLIRKTVDVPPIQISIALLGNVDAGKSTLKGVLVSGMLDDGDGLAMSQVARYLHELKYRRSSSVTYHILGFDNRGRSVNDELEGYNESEIYLRSSKVITLVDLAGHEKYLRTTLKGVLGSIPDYTAIVVAGNAGPIGSFKEHLGISVALKIPSFVVITKVDMTPKQVLSSNIRKVTEYLKLPGVNRIPYPVKNENDCAVAARNMPHGRITPIFLVSNVTGEGLDLLKKFLNLLPPRLNWSDKEREPFLTYVDDKFNVTGVGLVISGLVESGTISVGQRALLGPFDDGSFRTVRVKSIHVSRISVERVSAGQFATFAVTNVDYDEVRKGMVLLDVDAKPRAVRTFRANIRVLHHPTTIRVGYEPVIQLRTIRQPVKLIDSPKPYLRTGDKAEVVFRFVRRPEYVRVGDTFVFREGRTKGLGKITGIVE, encoded by the coding sequence TTGGGGCCCGAGAGAGAAGAGGGAAATCAAGAGTACAAGCTAAAGCTCGATCCTCAGTCGGAAGAGCGGATAGCCAAACTCGTAACTCAGCTGAATTACAGGCTAAACGAGGGCGGAGGGGAGGCCTTCTACGAGCTCGGAATATCGGACGACGGGCTCCCAGTGGGACTGACCGAGGACGAGGCTAGGAGGACGTTTGAGGTCATGGACAGGATTGTAGAGAGTCTGGGAGCGAGGTACATGGTGGTGAGGAGAGAGAAGGCCTCCAGAGGATATGTGTACGAGCTCCTGATAAGGAAGACTGTAGATGTGCCTCCGATCCAGATATCGATCGCCCTCTTGGGCAACGTGGACGCTGGCAAGTCTACCCTGAAGGGAGTCCTCGTCTCCGGCATGCTCGACGACGGGGATGGACTGGCCATGAGCCAGGTCGCTAGGTATCTCCATGAGCTTAAGTACAGGAGATCCTCATCGGTCACCTATCACATCTTGGGATTCGATAACAGGGGAAGATCGGTAAACGATGAGCTGGAGGGATACAACGAGTCCGAGATATACCTCAGGTCCTCCAAGGTGATAACGCTGGTGGACTTGGCTGGCCACGAGAAGTACCTCAGGACCACTCTGAAGGGCGTGCTGGGTTCTATTCCGGACTACACGGCTATAGTCGTCGCTGGGAACGCGGGGCCCATAGGGAGCTTCAAGGAGCACTTGGGCATTTCGGTGGCCCTCAAGATCCCATCCTTCGTGGTGATCACGAAGGTGGATATGACCCCTAAACAGGTGCTCTCCTCCAACATAAGAAAGGTCACCGAGTATCTCAAGCTGCCCGGGGTTAACAGAATCCCGTATCCGGTGAAAAACGAGAATGACTGCGCTGTGGCTGCTAGGAACATGCCTCACGGAAGGATAACTCCTATATTCCTTGTATCAAACGTCACCGGAGAAGGGCTCGATCTACTCAAGAAGTTCCTCAACCTCCTCCCCCCTAGGCTGAACTGGAGTGATAAGGAGAGGGAGCCATTCCTCACCTACGTGGACGACAAGTTCAACGTTACGGGAGTGGGGCTGGTCATATCCGGGTTGGTGGAGTCAGGTACAATCTCTGTAGGCCAGAGGGCCCTCCTAGGACCGTTCGACGATGGCTCGTTTAGGACCGTCAGGGTGAAGTCCATCCATGTGAGCAGGATCTCGGTGGAGAGAGTCTCTGCGGGCCAGTTTGCCACATTCGCAGTTACCAATGTGGATTATGATGAGGTCAGGAAGGGGATGGTCCTCCTAGATGTGGACGCGAAGCCTAGGGCCGTGAGAACCTTCAGGGCGAACATAAGGGTGCTCCATCACCCTACGACGATCCGAGTAGGATACGAACCGGTCATCCAGCTCAGGACGATAAGACAGCCCGTGAAGCTCATAGATTCACCAAAACCCTACCTTCGGACGGGAGACAAGGCTGAAGTGGTGTTCAGGTTCGTCAGAAGGCCTGAGTACGTGAGGGTAGGGGATACATTCGTCTTCAGGGAGGGCAGGACCAAAGGCTTGGGTAAGATAACGGGGATAGTGGAGTAG
- the alaS gene encoding alanine--tRNA ligase, giving the protein MGLGDPIEIQFLIERGYVRKKCPKCGEYFWTLDPDRETCGEAPCEPYSFIGKGTSDKSLEEVREDFLSFMESKGHTRIGRYPVIARWRDDLFLTSASIVDFQPFITAGLVPPPANPLTISQPCIRLKDVDKVGPTMGRHLTIFEMMAHHAFNTKERFVYWKERTVELFHEYATEVLGIPEEEIIYKESIWEGGGNAGPDLEPIVRGLEIATLVFMEYKEENGKYVPMDTKVVDTGYGLERITWLLRGDPTGFHAVYGDLVDTFRSELGVELVDEVLLSRYSEVSSILRELERGRKVNALRGKISEMLDMEQSYLEEKIAPLEKVFALLDHTKTIAFMLADGLVPSNVNEGYLGRLLIRRSLKLLKLLGVEMNLSELVARQVNYWSSKGFPELKEVLDRIVEIVDIEQARYEEILRKGEKIVRGIVKNKRKLDLEDLITLYDSHGVPPELVQTVAGKLGVNVEVPDNFYELIAGRHETRKPEAPRLPSFIDELDRYGPTRLLYYQDPYLMEFDATVVGHVDGMVLLDRTAFYPEGGGQPSDVGTLSWSGGRAEVVSVEKYKGRVLHRLNGPLPPVGTKVHGRVDEGRRLSRMRHHTATHVILEAARRVLGPHVWQWGAQKGDEESRLDITHYKSITPEELKYIELLANETVMRNLPVNTFWLLRTDAEKRYGFVLYQGGVVPDPVLRIVEIHGYNVQACGGTHVTRTGDIGPIKIWRARRIQDGVIRLEFSAGVPAARRLIDAHLKLKEIAQSLGVSEEDVDKAFRAAMEELKELRREVRRHSREIEEAKIKEALKGFEEVGGYRVSHVQLTYVTLDEGVKLVDKLVGGEERIVVMTRPSGEKVEVALLVNGYDLVAGDLVKEATKSVGGGGGGSQRLGRGSIPSEKLESFLEVIRARLGGN; this is encoded by the coding sequence ATGGGGCTAGGAGATCCTATAGAGATACAGTTCCTCATAGAGAGGGGTTACGTCAGGAAGAAGTGTCCCAAGTGCGGGGAGTACTTCTGGACATTAGATCCCGATAGAGAAACATGTGGGGAGGCTCCCTGCGAGCCTTACTCATTTATAGGAAAGGGAACATCGGATAAGAGCTTGGAGGAGGTCAGGGAGGACTTCCTGTCCTTCATGGAATCCAAGGGTCACACTAGGATAGGGAGATACCCGGTAATAGCTAGGTGGAGGGACGACCTATTCCTCACCAGCGCATCAATAGTCGACTTCCAGCCGTTTATAACCGCCGGTCTTGTCCCTCCGCCAGCGAATCCGCTCACCATCTCCCAGCCATGTATAAGGCTCAAGGATGTCGACAAGGTCGGGCCTACTATGGGGAGGCATCTCACAATATTCGAGATGATGGCCCACCACGCCTTCAACACGAAAGAGAGGTTCGTTTACTGGAAGGAGAGGACGGTGGAACTGTTCCATGAGTACGCAACCGAAGTCTTGGGGATCCCTGAGGAGGAGATAATCTACAAAGAGAGTATATGGGAGGGAGGAGGGAACGCCGGTCCTGATTTGGAACCCATAGTCAGGGGATTGGAGATAGCCACCCTAGTCTTCATGGAGTACAAAGAGGAGAATGGGAAGTACGTCCCGATGGACACCAAAGTGGTGGATACTGGATATGGACTTGAGAGGATAACCTGGCTCCTCAGGGGTGATCCTACTGGCTTTCACGCAGTTTACGGGGATCTGGTCGATACCTTCAGGTCCGAGTTGGGAGTGGAGCTGGTGGATGAGGTCCTCCTCAGCAGATACTCTGAAGTCTCTTCCATACTCAGGGAGCTGGAGAGGGGAAGAAAAGTCAACGCTCTGAGGGGAAAGATTTCGGAGATGCTGGATATGGAGCAATCCTATTTGGAGGAGAAGATCGCTCCTCTGGAGAAAGTCTTTGCACTCCTAGATCACACGAAGACTATAGCCTTCATGCTCGCCGACGGCCTTGTCCCCTCCAATGTTAACGAGGGCTACTTGGGGAGACTGCTCATCAGGAGATCCCTGAAGCTCCTGAAGCTACTCGGCGTGGAGATGAACCTCTCGGAGTTGGTAGCCAGGCAGGTGAATTACTGGTCAAGTAAAGGGTTCCCAGAGCTCAAGGAGGTCCTAGACAGGATAGTGGAGATAGTGGATATTGAGCAGGCTAGATACGAGGAGATCCTCAGGAAAGGAGAGAAGATAGTCAGAGGAATAGTGAAAAATAAGAGGAAACTGGACTTGGAAGACCTAATCACTCTCTACGACTCCCACGGGGTTCCACCCGAGCTAGTGCAGACGGTGGCCGGGAAGCTCGGCGTCAACGTGGAGGTTCCAGATAACTTCTACGAGCTAATCGCTGGGAGACATGAGACGAGGAAGCCCGAGGCGCCTAGGCTCCCATCATTCATAGACGAACTGGACAGGTACGGGCCAACTAGACTGCTCTACTATCAAGATCCTTACCTGATGGAGTTCGATGCTACCGTCGTGGGTCATGTGGATGGCATGGTCCTTCTGGACAGGACCGCCTTTTATCCCGAGGGAGGGGGTCAGCCCAGCGATGTGGGGACGCTGTCTTGGTCTGGTGGGAGGGCCGAGGTTGTCTCGGTGGAGAAGTACAAGGGGAGGGTCCTCCATCGCCTGAACGGCCCCCTACCTCCAGTGGGCACCAAGGTGCACGGCAGGGTTGACGAGGGAAGGAGGCTATCAAGGATGAGGCATCATACCGCCACTCACGTGATCCTCGAGGCCGCGAGGCGCGTACTCGGACCCCATGTATGGCAGTGGGGGGCCCAGAAGGGTGATGAAGAGAGCAGGCTGGACATAACCCATTACAAGAGCATAACTCCAGAGGAACTCAAGTACATAGAGCTGCTCGCCAACGAGACGGTCATGAGGAACCTCCCCGTGAACACTTTCTGGCTCCTGAGGACCGATGCCGAGAAGAGGTACGGCTTCGTCCTATACCAGGGAGGGGTGGTGCCGGATCCCGTACTTAGGATAGTCGAGATCCATGGCTACAACGTTCAGGCATGCGGCGGGACCCACGTCACAAGAACGGGAGATATAGGGCCGATAAAGATATGGAGGGCGAGGAGGATCCAAGACGGAGTGATAAGACTGGAGTTCTCCGCTGGAGTGCCGGCCGCTAGGAGACTCATCGATGCTCACCTCAAGCTCAAGGAGATCGCTCAGTCCTTGGGAGTGAGCGAGGAAGATGTAGATAAGGCATTTAGGGCTGCCATGGAGGAGCTGAAGGAGCTCAGGAGGGAAGTCAGGAGGCACTCGAGGGAAATAGAAGAAGCCAAGATCAAGGAAGCCCTGAAGGGGTTCGAGGAGGTAGGAGGATACAGGGTCTCGCACGTGCAGCTCACCTACGTCACCTTGGATGAGGGCGTCAAGCTAGTCGACAAGCTCGTCGGCGGTGAGGAGAGGATAGTCGTCATGACTAGACCGTCTGGAGAGAAGGTGGAGGTGGCTTTGCTAGTCAACGGCTATGATCTGGTCGCGGGCGATCTCGTTAAGGAAGCCACCAAGTCGGTCGGCGGTGGAGGTGGAGGCAGTCAGAGACTCGGCAGAGGATCCATACCCAGTGAGAAGCTGGAGAGCTTCTTGGAGGTGATTAGAGCACGATTAGGAGGGAACTAG
- a CDS encoding DUF5616 domain-containing protein: protein MESLVPLTYTLFTLGFRDSVEIVGRRFSLRKMEVVALSKLVRSPEESLRNSLKVVPAKCVSGRDLGIDGFNVLITLEAALSGQPVYVCSDGLVRDLSLVYSSYKPSGRFDEAVHLLDEVIKQLEPSRAVIYLDSPISKSGRIASRIRNAVDGAEVVVSKRVDSDILEHEVVASSDSRIISHAACIVDLPRIALERIGILPKSLFPSEGRTPGLRFDRPTQNG, encoded by the coding sequence GTGGAGAGCCTAGTCCCTCTCACATATACCCTTTTCACCTTGGGATTCAGGGACTCTGTGGAGATCGTGGGTAGGAGGTTTTCTCTGAGGAAGATGGAGGTGGTCGCGCTATCCAAGCTGGTCAGGTCGCCCGAGGAGTCCCTTCGTAATTCCCTCAAGGTCGTTCCCGCCAAGTGCGTCTCTGGAAGAGACTTGGGAATTGACGGTTTCAACGTCCTAATAACCCTAGAAGCGGCTTTATCGGGCCAACCGGTCTACGTTTGCTCTGATGGTCTGGTTAGGGACCTCTCCCTCGTATACTCATCTTACAAGCCATCCGGCAGGTTTGATGAGGCAGTCCATCTCCTAGACGAGGTGATAAAGCAGCTCGAGCCGAGTAGGGCTGTTATCTACTTGGACTCACCGATCTCCAAGAGCGGGAGGATAGCCAGTAGGATTAGGAATGCAGTCGATGGTGCCGAGGTGGTGGTATCCAAAAGGGTCGACTCAGACATATTGGAGCACGAGGTAGTGGCGAGCAGCGATTCCCGCATAATCTCCCACGCAGCCTGCATCGTGGACCTCCCTAGGATCGCGCTTGAGAGAATAGGCATACTCCCGAAATCGTTATTTCCCTCCGAGGGACGGACACCGGGGTTGAGGTTTGATAGACCTACCCAGAACGGTTGA
- the gyaR gene encoding glyoxylate reductase, which produces MRPKVFVTREIPERGLSKIREHFEVDLWTDEAPPPKGVIIERVRDVDALVSLLTDPVDAEVFDAAPKLRIVSQYAVGYDNIDVEEATKRGIYVTNTPGVLTETVADFTFALMLAVARRVVEADRYVREGRWKVAWHPLMMLGSDVYGRTLGIVGMGRIGSAVARRAKGFGMRILYYDSVRREDLEKELGAEFVDLNRLLEESDYVSLHVPLTPETYHLIGEEQLRKMKPTAFLINTARGKVVDQKALYKALKEGWIAGAGLDVFEQEPISPDDPLLKLDNVVLAPHAASASHETRSRMAEMVAENLIAFLNGKVPPNLVNKEVVNVRPPGFG; this is translated from the coding sequence ATGAGGCCCAAGGTTTTCGTGACCCGAGAGATCCCCGAGAGGGGACTTTCCAAGATAAGGGAACACTTCGAGGTTGACCTGTGGACGGATGAGGCCCCTCCACCTAAGGGTGTGATAATAGAGAGGGTGCGGGATGTTGACGCCTTGGTCTCGCTCCTCACCGATCCCGTAGATGCTGAGGTCTTCGACGCCGCCCCGAAGCTCAGGATAGTCTCGCAGTATGCCGTGGGCTATGACAACATAGATGTCGAGGAGGCCACGAAGAGAGGTATATACGTCACCAACACGCCGGGGGTCCTCACCGAGACCGTGGCAGATTTCACTTTCGCGCTGATGCTTGCCGTAGCTAGGAGGGTTGTGGAGGCGGACAGGTACGTCAGGGAGGGTAGGTGGAAGGTGGCCTGGCACCCCCTAATGATGCTCGGCTCCGATGTGTACGGGAGGACGCTGGGCATAGTCGGGATGGGGAGGATAGGCAGCGCGGTCGCCAGAAGAGCTAAGGGCTTCGGGATGAGGATCCTCTACTACGACTCGGTGAGGAGGGAGGACTTGGAGAAGGAGCTGGGGGCCGAGTTCGTGGACTTGAATAGGTTGCTCGAGGAGTCGGATTACGTGAGCCTTCACGTGCCCCTGACCCCTGAGACCTACCATCTCATCGGTGAGGAGCAGCTGAGGAAGATGAAACCAACCGCTTTCCTGATAAACACCGCGAGGGGTAAGGTGGTAGATCAGAAGGCCCTCTATAAAGCTCTTAAAGAGGGATGGATAGCTGGAGCTGGCCTAGATGTCTTCGAGCAGGAACCCATATCCCCCGACGATCCCCTCCTGAAGCTGGATAACGTCGTGCTTGCGCCTCACGCTGCGAGTGCCAGCCACGAGACCAGATCGAGGATGGCCGAGATGGTGGCCGAGAACCTGATAGCCTTCCTCAACGGGAAGGTCCCGCCGAACCTTGTGAATAAAGAGGTGGTGAATGTCAGGCCTCCCGGCTTCGGCTGA
- the mtnA gene encoding S-methyl-5-thioribose-1-phosphate isomerase yields MIDLPRTVDFDGRKVILVDQRKLPEDLVFFECKDVECVAFAIKNMVVRGAPAIGATAAFGLALVASKFEGKRDELLNELRRAAELLRSTRPTAYNLFWAVNRVLKEAKGSSLDEIREKVIGEARRIAEEDVENNRRIGEFGYNLIKDGYRVMTICNAGSLATVWYGTATAPMYRAYEEGIEFEVVALETRPVLQGARITAFELSRAGIPVKLIVDGAAGYVMSELGVDLVITGADRVLGDGTTYNKIGTYSLSILAKEHGVPFYVAAPTSTFDLDSGPEDVKIEMRDPREVAFIGGKRVAPEGVDIINPAFDMTPPSNITGIITEKGIVERPLEEGIRGLFSRSREA; encoded by the coding sequence TTGATAGACCTACCCAGAACGGTTGACTTCGATGGAAGGAAAGTGATCCTAGTTGATCAGAGGAAGCTTCCCGAAGATCTCGTTTTCTTTGAATGCAAGGACGTTGAGTGCGTTGCCTTCGCCATAAAGAACATGGTCGTAAGGGGAGCCCCAGCCATAGGGGCTACCGCTGCTTTCGGCTTGGCGCTGGTGGCGTCTAAGTTCGAGGGGAAAAGGGATGAGCTGCTGAACGAGCTCAGGAGGGCCGCCGAACTGCTCAGATCCACTAGGCCGACCGCATACAATCTATTCTGGGCCGTGAACAGGGTGTTGAAGGAGGCGAAGGGCTCGTCTCTGGATGAGATAAGAGAGAAGGTCATTGGAGAGGCGAGGAGGATCGCTGAGGAGGATGTCGAGAACAACAGGAGGATAGGGGAGTTCGGTTACAATCTCATCAAGGACGGGTACAGGGTGATGACCATATGCAACGCCGGGTCCTTGGCCACGGTGTGGTACGGAACGGCGACCGCTCCGATGTATAGGGCATATGAGGAGGGCATCGAGTTCGAGGTCGTGGCCTTGGAGACTAGGCCGGTCCTTCAGGGTGCACGAATCACTGCTTTCGAGCTCAGCAGGGCTGGAATTCCAGTGAAGCTCATAGTAGATGGGGCGGCTGGGTACGTCATGTCGGAGCTGGGGGTGGACTTGGTGATAACGGGCGCGGACAGGGTGCTGGGAGACGGAACCACATATAATAAGATAGGCACATACTCCCTCTCCATACTGGCCAAGGAGCATGGAGTTCCCTTCTACGTCGCAGCTCCTACCTCTACCTTCGATCTGGATTCAGGGCCAGAGGACGTGAAGATAGAGATGAGGGATCCCAGAGAGGTGGCCTTCATAGGGGGAAAGAGGGTAGCGCCGGAGGGCGTCGACATAATCAACCCGGCATTCGACATGACGCCTCCCTCCAATATCACTGGGATAATCACGGAAAAAGGGATTGTAGAGAGGCCCTTAGAAGAGGGAATAAGGGGGCTGTTCAGCCGAAGCCGGGAGGCCTGA